In a genomic window of Candidatus Methylomirabilota bacterium:
- a CDS encoding histidine triad nucleotide-binding protein: MTDCVFCRIIARQQPADIEYEDDAVLAFKDIYPKAPVHVLIVPKRHITSVMAMESADAEALGRCLLAAKSLGEAKGFGERGYRLRVNCGPEGGQVVDHVHVHFLAGGRSSGG, translated from the coding sequence GTGACCGACTGCGTCTTTTGCCGCATCATCGCGCGCCAGCAGCCCGCGGACATCGAGTACGAGGACGACGCGGTGCTCGCCTTCAAGGACATCTACCCGAAGGCCCCGGTGCACGTCCTGATCGTCCCGAAGCGCCACATCACGTCGGTGATGGCGATGGAGAGCGCGGACGCCGAGGCGCTCGGCCGCTGCCTGCTCGCGGCGAAGAGCCTCGGCGAGGCGAAGGGCTTCGGCGAGCGAGGCTACCGCCTGCGCGTGAACTGCGGGCCGGAGGGCGGGCAGGTGGTCGATCACGTCCACGTCCATTTCCTCGCGGGCGGCCGTTCGAGCGGTGGCTAG
- a CDS encoding rhodanese-like domain-containing protein: MAHLLRQLGFKNVRILKGGLGSWANAGFPLESKPAAAGASA, encoded by the coding sequence GTGGCGCACCTCCTGCGACAGCTCGGATTCAAGAACGTGAGGATCCTGAAGGGCGGGCTCGGCAGCTGGGCCAACGCCGGGTTCCCGCTCGAGTCGAAGCCCGCCGCGGCGGGTGCGTCCGCCTAG
- a CDS encoding lyase family protein, translating to MPLIAWHASRDTITEFVTLLALLGGTLARIANEVIQLQRSEIMELEEPFAHGKVGSSTMPHKRNPAHAERIVAIRRLLRGAAATALETTVAAHERDMSVGRAEWVLVPEAACLAAAALHWSLVVTRGLRVNVERMRENLGRLGGLLLSEAVMLRLGESLSRNAAHDLVYDAAMAAFEGKGSFRDLLLADPRAAAALDGDELDRLLDPTAYTGLAGAFVDRVVREARKLAD from the coding sequence GTGCCGTTGATCGCGTGGCACGCTTCGCGCGACACGATCACCGAGTTCGTGACGCTCCTGGCGCTCCTCGGCGGGACGCTGGCGCGCATCGCGAACGAGGTCATCCAGCTCCAGCGCTCCGAGATCATGGAGCTCGAGGAGCCCTTCGCGCACGGCAAGGTGGGCAGCTCGACGATGCCGCACAAGCGCAACCCCGCGCACGCGGAGCGCATCGTCGCGATCAGGCGCCTCCTGCGGGGCGCGGCGGCGACGGCGCTCGAGACGACTGTGGCGGCCCACGAGCGCGACATGAGCGTCGGACGGGCCGAGTGGGTGCTGGTGCCCGAAGCGGCGTGTCTCGCCGCCGCGGCGCTCCACTGGTCGCTCGTCGTCACGCGGGGCCTCCGCGTCAACGTCGAGCGGATGCGCGAGAACCTCGGCCGGCTCGGCGGGCTCCTCCTGTCGGAGGCGGTCATGCTCCGGCTCGGCGAATCGCTTAGCCGCAACGCGGCGCACGACCTCGTGTACGACGCCGCGATGGCCGCGTTCGAGGGCAAGGGGAGCTTCCGCGACCTCCTGCTCGCCGACCCGCGGGCGGCCGCCGCGCTCGACGGGGACGAGCTCGACCGGCTGCTCGACCCGACCGCCTACACGGGCCTCGCCGGCGCGTTCGTGGACCGGGTGGTGCGGGAAGCGCGGAAGCTCGCGGACTAG
- a CDS encoding pitrilysin family protein translates to MRVLVQEFESSEVVALQLWVGAGGRDEAPAELGLAHYLEHMLFKGTTLRVPGFIEREVEGVGGGINAGTSLDFTYYHTVLPASRAAAGVELLADISVNSTLDPTALELEKRVVLEEMRLGEDNPRQFMFRRLYEVLFEGHPYGRPTIGTPELVRGLTRDTLMAFYRHHYVPEAFVLVVVGPVKTGDVVAVAQRTFGRLPRSGFQRLPLPAPAALRAKRLDVERPGAQAYLGLGWIGPKLDHADTPAVDLLVSIVGESGSSRLTQSLRERLALVSSIDARYTALAAAGVISVTAQLDPANLARAEAEVLGEIRRLRERGVSPEELRRAITAAEASHAFSVETAEGRARAYGRAETTWSLDEELAYVDRLRSVTPEQIRAAARRYLDPERYGRLAFVPPGK, encoded by the coding sequence GTGCGCGTCCTGGTCCAGGAGTTCGAATCGAGCGAAGTGGTCGCCCTCCAGTTGTGGGTCGGCGCGGGCGGCCGCGACGAGGCGCCCGCGGAGCTCGGGCTCGCTCACTACCTCGAGCACATGCTGTTCAAGGGCACCACGCTGCGAGTCCCGGGCTTCATCGAGCGCGAGGTGGAGGGTGTGGGCGGCGGGATCAACGCGGGCACGTCGCTCGACTTCACCTACTACCACACCGTGCTCCCCGCGTCGCGTGCCGCGGCGGGCGTCGAGCTGCTCGCCGACATCAGCGTGAACTCGACGCTCGATCCGACCGCGCTCGAGCTCGAGAAGCGTGTCGTGCTGGAGGAGATGCGGCTCGGAGAGGACAACCCGCGGCAGTTCATGTTCCGCCGGCTCTACGAGGTGCTGTTCGAGGGCCACCCCTATGGCCGCCCGACGATCGGCACGCCCGAGCTCGTGCGCGGTCTGACGCGCGACACGCTCATGGCCTTCTACCGCCACCATTACGTGCCCGAGGCGTTCGTGCTGGTCGTCGTCGGCCCGGTGAAGACTGGGGACGTCGTCGCGGTCGCCCAGCGGACGTTCGGCCGGCTGCCGCGGAGCGGGTTCCAGCGCCTGCCCCTTCCGGCGCCCGCGGCGCTCCGCGCGAAGCGCCTCGACGTCGAGCGCCCGGGCGCGCAGGCCTACCTCGGCCTCGGCTGGATCGGCCCCAAGCTCGATCACGCCGACACGCCCGCCGTGGACCTGCTGGTCTCCATCGTCGGCGAGTCGGGCTCGTCTCGGCTCACGCAGTCGCTCCGCGAGCGGCTGGCCCTCGTGAGCTCGATCGACGCGCGCTACACCGCGCTCGCGGCCGCAGGAGTCATCTCGGTGACGGCCCAGCTCGACCCGGCCAACCTGGCGCGCGCCGAAGCGGAAGTCCTCGGCGAGATCCGGCGGCTGCGGGAGAGGGGAGTGTCACCCGAGGAGCTCCGGCGCGCCATCACCGCGGCCGAGGCGAGCCACGCGTTTTCCGTCGAGACCGCCGAGGGGCGGGCGCGGGCCTACGGTCGGGCCGAGACGACCTGGAGCCTCGACGAAGAGCTCGCGTACGTGGATCGGCTCCGCTCGGTGACGCCCGAGCAGATCCGCGCGGCAGCGCGCCGCTACCTCGATCCCGAGCGCTACGGCCGTCTGGCCTTCGTCCCACCGGGGAAATGA
- a CDS encoding lyase family protein, with amino-acid sequence MASHFIDYQLFGDQFSTPEIRAVFDERTMLQLWLDVEAALAGAQADLHLIPREDADAIARAARVEKLDLPAIKRDLAVTAHPIVPVVRDLARVAGDAGRWVHWGATTQDMIDTGMVLQLKATHAILRRDLVTLTRTLGARSSAWASACR; translated from the coding sequence GTGGCTAGCCACTTCATCGACTACCAGCTCTTCGGCGACCAGTTCTCGACGCCGGAGATCCGCGCGGTGTTCGACGAGCGGACGATGCTCCAGCTCTGGCTCGACGTCGAGGCCGCGCTCGCCGGCGCCCAGGCGGACCTGCACCTGATCCCGCGGGAGGACGCCGACGCGATCGCGCGCGCCGCGCGCGTGGAGAAGCTCGACCTCCCCGCGATTAAGCGCGACCTCGCGGTCACGGCCCACCCGATCGTCCCCGTCGTGCGCGACCTCGCGCGGGTCGCCGGCGACGCCGGCCGCTGGGTGCACTGGGGCGCCACGACCCAGGATATGATCGACACGGGCATGGTGCTTCAGCTGAAGGCCACGCACGCGATCCTCCGGCGCGATCTGGTGACGCTCACGCGGACGCTCGGCGCGCGCTCGAGCGCCTGGGCCTCGGCGTGCCGTTGA
- a CDS encoding trypsin-like peptidase domain-containing protein, whose product MRRALAILFLALLAPGPGLAAEPSLQEALLRAKPAVALVIAEVAGEVSVSCGVGGEKRVSPQPLRETGTGWFIAPSGWMLTNAHVVSSAHKPRRTSEEQLARRAAREACGELDPQALASVAARAKVKLEPSIYVILSNGIRLPAVVVKYSPPVAGEDMSGRDLALLKLEAADMPTLALADISNAQIGDKIHILGFPGVVLSHELLNASAKMEASVTNGAISGFKQDRANQPVIQTDAPAAWGNSGGPAVTSGGGVLGVVTFVTTGEGDEGGIVQGFNFVIPSTAVRDFLKGTEVPLDETSRFNAAWHAGLRDFFAGNYARAERHFAEANRLLPELPDVRRMTAEAKNPPPQPFPWATVAVTVIVLSAGAYGVMFGLRWRRNRFRIRPSEVVRLLESAAERPTILDVRDEGAYAKSPVRIPGSRHVTATQLQSGISFEVDLGRTVVAYCT is encoded by the coding sequence ATGCGTCGCGCGCTCGCGATCCTCTTCCTTGCGCTGCTGGCACCCGGTCCGGGCCTCGCGGCCGAGCCGTCGCTGCAGGAGGCGCTGCTCCGCGCCAAGCCGGCGGTCGCCCTGGTCATCGCGGAGGTCGCGGGCGAGGTCAGCGTGAGCTGTGGCGTCGGCGGGGAAAAGCGCGTCTCGCCCCAGCCGCTTCGCGAGACGGGCACGGGCTGGTTCATCGCGCCGAGCGGCTGGATGCTCACGAACGCTCACGTCGTGTCGTCCGCCCACAAGCCGCGCCGGACGTCCGAGGAGCAGCTCGCGCGGCGGGCCGCGCGCGAGGCGTGCGGCGAGCTCGACCCGCAGGCGCTCGCATCGGTCGCCGCGCGGGCGAAGGTCAAGCTCGAGCCGTCGATCTACGTCATCCTCTCCAACGGCATCCGCCTCCCCGCGGTCGTCGTCAAGTACAGCCCGCCCGTGGCCGGCGAGGACATGTCGGGCCGCGACCTGGCGCTCCTCAAGCTCGAGGCGGCCGACATGCCCACGCTCGCGCTGGCCGACATCTCGAACGCGCAGATCGGTGACAAGATCCACATCCTGGGCTTCCCGGGCGTCGTGCTGAGCCACGAGCTCCTGAACGCGTCGGCGAAGATGGAAGCCTCGGTGACGAACGGCGCGATCTCCGGCTTCAAGCAGGACCGCGCCAACCAGCCCGTGATCCAGACCGACGCGCCCGCCGCATGGGGCAACAGCGGCGGTCCCGCGGTGACGTCCGGGGGCGGCGTCCTCGGCGTGGTGACGTTCGTCACGACGGGCGAGGGCGACGAGGGCGGCATCGTCCAGGGCTTCAACTTCGTGATCCCGTCCACCGCCGTCCGCGACTTCCTCAAGGGCACCGAGGTCCCGCTGGACGAGACGAGCCGCTTCAACGCCGCGTGGCACGCGGGGCTCCGCGACTTCTTCGCGGGGAACTACGCGCGCGCCGAGCGGCACTTCGCCGAGGCGAACCGTCTCCTGCCCGAGCTCCCCGACGTGCGACGGATGACCGCCGAGGCCAAGAACCCGCCGCCGCAGCCGTTCCCGTGGGCGACCGTCGCCGTCACGGTCATCGTGCTGAGCGCCGGCGCCTACGGCGTCATGTTCGGGCTGCGCTGGCGCCGCAACCGCTTCCGGATCCGGCCGTCGGAGGTCGTGCGGCTCCTCGAGAGCGCCGCGGAGCGGCCGACGATCCTCGACGTGCGCGACGAGGGCGCCTACGCGAAGAGCCCCGTGAGGATTCCGGGATCGCGCCACGTCACGGCGACCCAGCTCCAGAGCGGGATCTCATTCGAGGTCGACCTCGGCCGGACGGTCGTCGCCTACTGCACCTGA